From a region of the Desulfuromonas sp. KJ2020 genome:
- a CDS encoding homoserine O-acetyltransferase — MNQSIGLVKTESVTFDVELKLESGRVLGPITLAYETYGTLNRDRSNAILVTHAWTGDAHAAGRHSEEDRKPGWWDDMIGPGKVLDTNRYFILCSNVIGSCKGSTGPTSLNPRTDRPYNLSFPVLMVRDMVRAQKLLLDHLNISSLVTVIGGSMGAMQALEWGILYPEVPRSIIPIAGTGRTSPMAIALNSLARQAIFNDPMWKKGNYKPEHPPADGMTLARAVGHVSFLSDASMHLKFGRRFSARDGLFDFFGRFEVERYLEYNGSSFVDRFDTNSFLYLAKALDLYDVAWNFDGLEEALTNLQCPSLWFAFTSDWLYPPSQTEEVVDVLTRLGKPVAYHLIDSDYGHDSFLVEPEKFTPLVVEFLDRLTSGA; from the coding sequence TTGAACCAATCCATCGGCCTGGTCAAAACCGAATCGGTCACTTTCGACGTCGAGCTGAAGCTTGAAAGCGGCCGCGTCCTCGGGCCCATCACCTTGGCCTACGAGACCTACGGCACCCTCAACCGCGACCGCTCTAACGCCATTCTGGTCACCCACGCCTGGACCGGCGACGCCCACGCCGCCGGCCGCCACTCGGAAGAGGACCGCAAGCCCGGCTGGTGGGACGACATGATCGGCCCCGGCAAGGTCCTCGACACCAACCGCTACTTCATCCTCTGTTCCAACGTCATCGGCTCCTGCAAGGGCTCCACCGGCCCGACCAGCCTCAATCCCCGCACCGACCGCCCCTACAATCTCAGCTTTCCGGTCCTCATGGTCCGGGACATGGTCCGGGCGCAGAAGCTGCTGCTCGACCACCTGAACATCTCTTCCCTGGTCACTGTCATCGGCGGCAGCATGGGCGCCATGCAAGCCCTGGAATGGGGCATCCTCTATCCGGAAGTCCCCCGCTCCATCATCCCCATCGCTGGCACCGGCCGCACCTCGCCCATGGCCATCGCCCTCAACTCCCTGGCCCGACAGGCCATCTTCAACGATCCCATGTGGAAAAAGGGGAACTACAAGCCCGAACACCCGCCGGCAGACGGAATGACCCTGGCCCGGGCCGTCGGTCATGTCTCCTTTCTGTCCGACGCCTCCATGCACCTGAAGTTCGGTCGCCGCTTTTCCGCCCGTGACGGTCTCTTCGACTTTTTCGGCCGCTTCGAGGTCGAACGCTACCTCGAATACAACGGCAGCAGCTTCGTCGACCGCTTCGACACCAATTCTTTCCTCTACCTGGCCAAAGCCCTCGATCTTTACGACGTGGCCTGGAACTTCGACGGGCTCGAAGAAGCCCTGACCAACCTGCAGTGTCCCTCGCTCTGGTTCGCCTTTACCTCCGACTGGCTCTACCCGCCCTCCCAAACCGAAGAGGTGGTCGACGTTCTCACCCGTCTGGGCAAACCGGTCGCCTATCACCTCATCGATTCGGACTACGGCCACGACTCCTTTTTGGTGGAGCCGGAAAAGTTCACCCCCCTGGTAGTGGAGTTTCTCGACCGTCTGACGTCTGGCGCCTGA
- a CDS encoding Rrf2 family transcriptional regulator, whose protein sequence is MVITRATEYAIRALLFLAKQPEGEIVYKKDICQTQDITPAFLTKVLQPLIKAGIVGSQRGVGGGFFLAKDPTQVSLLDIVEAEEGPLHLNLCLEKNGACSRDVFCPVHGAWHEVQEKMMAVLKSYTFADLAQQEKNNLQHLRDESR, encoded by the coding sequence TTGGTTATCACCCGCGCCACCGAGTACGCTATCAGAGCCCTGCTTTTTCTGGCCAAACAGCCCGAGGGAGAGATCGTCTACAAAAAGGATATCTGCCAGACGCAGGACATCACGCCGGCCTTTCTCACCAAAGTTCTGCAGCCTCTCATCAAGGCGGGCATCGTCGGCTCGCAGCGGGGAGTCGGCGGCGGTTTCTTTTTGGCCAAGGACCCCACCCAGGTCAGCCTGCTGGACATCGTTGAAGCCGAAGAGGGTCCCTTGCACCTGAATCTCTGTCTCGAAAAGAACGGGGCCTGTTCCCGCGACGTCTTCTGCCCCGTTCATGGCGCCTGGCATGAAGTTCAGGAAAAGATGATGGCCGTCCTCAAAAGCTATACCTTCGCCGACCTGGCCCAGCAGGAGAAAAACAATTTACAACACCTTCGCGACGAGTCGCGCTGA
- the gluQRS gene encoding tRNA glutamyl-Q(34) synthetase GluQRS, which yields MRGDVIKNPEKSLQTVGRFAPSPTGPLHFGSLVAAVGSYCLARRDQGKWLVRIEDLDRPRVVAGAADLILSTLEELGFEWDEAPVYQSRRMARYEEVLSRLNEGGHIFPCACSRREVLASAPHPGEEGPVYGGTCRQGIPPGRSPRSLRLRVPAGSRLFVDGIFGPVEQCLASAVGDFVLRRADGLFAYQLAVVVDDADSGVNQVVRGADLLHSTPRQIYLYACLGWPVPRYLHLPLALDAAGEKISKRQGEVSRRRHGENGRLLAQALCFLGQAVPPELVRAPPGEILRWGVEHFRLEAVPRENRIAGD from the coding sequence ATGCGTGGTGATGTGATCAAGAACCCTGAAAAAAGCCTGCAGACCGTTGGGCGTTTTGCCCCCAGTCCCACTGGCCCTCTGCATTTCGGCTCCCTGGTAGCGGCTGTCGGCAGCTACTGTCTGGCCCGTCGGGACCAGGGCAAATGGCTGGTGCGGATCGAGGACCTGGACCGGCCCCGGGTGGTGGCAGGGGCCGCCGACCTCATTCTGTCGACCCTGGAGGAACTCGGCTTCGAATGGGACGAAGCGCCTGTTTACCAGAGCCGACGTATGGCCCGCTACGAAGAGGTGCTGAGCCGCCTCAATGAGGGCGGCCATATCTTCCCCTGTGCCTGTTCGCGGCGGGAGGTTCTGGCCAGCGCGCCCCATCCGGGCGAAGAAGGGCCGGTCTATGGGGGGACTTGTCGTCAGGGAATTCCTCCCGGGCGGTCGCCCCGTTCCCTGCGCCTGCGAGTACCTGCGGGGTCCCGGCTGTTTGTCGATGGTATCTTCGGCCCGGTGGAGCAATGTCTGGCCAGTGCCGTCGGTGATTTTGTCCTGCGCCGGGCCGACGGGCTTTTTGCCTATCAGCTGGCGGTGGTGGTCGACGACGCCGACAGCGGCGTGAACCAGGTGGTGCGCGGCGCGGACCTGCTTCACTCCACTCCGCGGCAGATTTATCTCTATGCCTGTCTGGGCTGGCCGGTGCCCCGCTACCTCCATTTGCCCCTGGCGCTGGATGCCGCCGGCGAAAAAATCAGCAAGCGCCAGGGTGAGGTGTCCCGCCGCCGTCATGGCGAAAACGGCCGGTTGCTCGCCCAGGCTCTGTGCTTTCTGGGGCAGGCGGTGCCGCCGGAGCTGGTACGGGCGCCGCCCGGGGAGATTCTGCGCTGGGGCGTGGAGCATTTTCGCCTGGAGGCTGTCCCCCGCGAGAATCGTATAGCCGGTGACTGA
- the rho gene encoding transcription termination factor Rho, translating to MNLKELKDKKIADLAAIGKELKIEGAAGMRKQDLIFAILNSTAEKNGAIFGEGVLEILPDGFGFLRAPDANYLPGPDDIYVSPSQIRRFNLRTGDTVSGQIRPPKEGERYFALLKVSEVNFEHPAVARDKTLFDNLTPLYPEERILLETTSDNLPMRVMDLAAPIGKGQRGLIVAPPRTGKTMLLQNIANSITTNHPEVYLIVLLIDERPEEVTDMQRSVKGEVISSTFDEPATRHVQVAEMVIEKARRLVEHKRDVVILLDSITRLARAYNTVVPPSGKILSGGVDSNALHKPKRFFGAARNIEEGGSLTIIATALIDTGSKMDEVIFEEFKGTGNMELQLDRRLVDKRTFPAIDINKSGTRREELLLDSTSLQRIWLLRKVLSSMNVVDSMEFLLEKLAETKCNQEFLDSMNR from the coding sequence ATGAATCTCAAGGAACTTAAGGACAAGAAGATTGCCGATCTGGCGGCGATCGGCAAGGAGCTGAAAATCGAAGGGGCGGCGGGGATGCGCAAGCAGGACCTGATCTTTGCCATCCTCAACTCCACGGCAGAAAAGAACGGGGCCATCTTCGGCGAAGGCGTTCTGGAGATTCTGCCCGACGGGTTCGGTTTTCTGCGGGCGCCGGACGCCAACTATCTGCCCGGCCCGGATGATATCTATGTCTCCCCTTCCCAGATCCGTCGCTTCAATCTGCGCACCGGCGACACCGTTTCCGGGCAGATTCGCCCCCCCAAAGAAGGGGAGCGCTATTTCGCCCTGCTGAAAGTCTCCGAAGTCAACTTTGAACATCCCGCCGTCGCCCGCGACAAGACCCTTTTCGACAACCTGACCCCGCTCTATCCTGAAGAACGGATTCTTCTGGAGACCACCAGTGACAACCTGCCGATGCGGGTCATGGATCTGGCGGCTCCCATCGGCAAGGGGCAGCGCGGCCTGATCGTGGCGCCGCCGCGCACAGGCAAGACCATGCTGCTGCAGAACATCGCCAACTCTATCACCACCAACCACCCCGAGGTCTACCTGATCGTGCTGCTCATCGACGAGCGACCCGAGGAGGTCACCGACATGCAGCGATCGGTCAAGGGCGAGGTCATTTCCTCGACCTTTGACGAGCCCGCCACCCGCCACGTCCAGGTGGCCGAAATGGTCATCGAGAAAGCTCGCCGCCTGGTGGAACACAAGCGGGACGTGGTTATTCTGCTCGATTCCATCACCCGTCTGGCCCGGGCCTATAATACAGTGGTGCCGCCTTCCGGCAAGATTCTTTCCGGCGGGGTCGATTCCAACGCCCTGCACAAGCCGAAGCGCTTTTTCGGTGCCGCCCGCAATATCGAAGAGGGGGGCAGCCTGACTATCATCGCCACCGCCCTTATAGACACCGGCAGCAAGATGGACGAGGTCATTTTCGAGGAGTTCAAGGGGACGGGCAATATGGAACTGCAGCTTGATCGCCGTCTGGTGGACAAGCGCACCTTCCCGGCCATCGACATCAACAAGTCGGGGACCCGCCGCGAGGAGCTCCTGCTCGACTCGACCTCTCTGCAGCGCATCTGGCTGCTGCGCAAAGTGCTTTCCAGTATGAACGTGGTCGACAGTATGGAGTTTCTGCTGGAGAAGCTGGCCGAGACCAAGTGCAATCAGGAGTTTCTCGACTCGATGAATCGCTAG
- the rpmE gene encoding 50S ribosomal protein L31: protein MKDGIHPKYEAVTVKCHCGNTFETRSTRKDEITTEICSACHPFYTGKQKLIDTAGRIDRFRKKYGTK, encoded by the coding sequence ATGAAAGACGGAATCCACCCCAAGTACGAAGCCGTGACGGTCAAGTGTCACTGCGGTAACACCTTCGAAACCCGCTCCACCCGCAAGGACGAGATCACCACCGAGATCTGCTCGGCCTGCCACCCCTTCTACACCGGCAAGCAGAAGCTGATCGATACCGCTGGCCGCATCGATCGTTTCCGCAAGAAGTACGGCACCAAGTAG
- the thyX gene encoding FAD-dependent thymidylate synthase, giving the protein MLVQLLTHTPEPEQVVAAAARLCYSASSVAELMEKSRHDRDGLLRKILSLGHFSVLEHVSFTFGVEGISRACSHQLVRHRLASYSQQSQRYVSQEKRFDAVTPATIAANPELCQRYEALLAETHQVYCELLAAGIPAEDARFVLPNAAETKIVLTMNARELLHFFELRCCRRAQWEIRLMAIDMLRLARRAAPLLFAKAGPGCLQGPCPEGSMTCGEITAVRQEFEAL; this is encoded by the coding sequence ATGCTCGTCCAGCTGTTAACCCACACGCCTGAACCGGAACAGGTGGTCGCCGCGGCGGCCCGCCTGTGCTATTCGGCCTCCTCCGTGGCCGAGCTGATGGAGAAGAGCCGCCACGACCGCGACGGTCTGCTGCGAAAAATCCTCTCCCTCGGTCACTTCTCGGTCCTTGAGCACGTGTCCTTCACCTTTGGCGTGGAGGGCATCAGTCGTGCCTGCTCCCACCAGCTCGTCCGCCACCGCCTGGCCTCCTACTCCCAGCAGAGTCAGCGCTACGTGTCCCAAGAAAAGCGCTTCGACGCCGTCACGCCGGCGACCATTGCCGCCAACCCCGAACTGTGCCAGCGTTACGAGGCCCTGCTGGCAGAGACGCATCAGGTCTATTGCGAGCTGCTGGCCGCGGGTATCCCGGCCGAGGACGCGCGTTTCGTGTTGCCCAACGCGGCGGAAACCAAGATCGTGCTGACCATGAACGCTCGCGAGCTGCTGCACTTTTTCGAGCTGCGCTGCTGCCGTCGAGCCCAGTGGGAGATTCGGCTTATGGCTATCGACATGCTGCGGCTCGCCCGCCGGGCCGCCCCGCTGCTCTTTGCCAAGGCCGGGCCGGGCTGCCTGCAGGGTCCCTGTCCCGAAGGGAGCATGACCTGCGGCGAGATCACAGCCGTTCGCCAGGAATTCGAAGCCCTGTAA
- the prfA gene encoding peptide chain release factor 1, whose product MFTKLEEVVDRFQEVEGLLSDPSVMANQEKFRQLTKEHADLSELVEVYREYKKVTEEIEGNRELLRDADTDLREMAQAELPELEERREALDQQLMVLLLPKDPRDDKNVILEIRAGTGGDEAALFAGDLFRMYCRYADEKGWRVEIMSDSESEAGGFKEVIAMISGQRVYSRLKYESGTHRVQRVPETEAQGRIHTSACTVAVLPEAEDVDLDIDPSDLRIDVYRASGAGGQHVNKTESAVRITHIPTGVVVACQDEKSQHKNKAKAMKVLKSRILDAMQAEQDAKMAADRKSQVGSGDRSERIRTYNFPQGRCTDHRIGLTLYRLDAIMQGDLDEIVDALSAHYQAAGMANQEG is encoded by the coding sequence ATGTTTACCAAACTCGAAGAAGTGGTCGATCGATTTCAGGAAGTGGAGGGGCTGCTCTCCGATCCTTCCGTCATGGCCAATCAGGAGAAATTTCGCCAGCTCACCAAGGAGCACGCCGATCTTTCCGAGCTGGTCGAAGTCTATCGCGAATACAAGAAGGTGACCGAGGAGATCGAGGGGAACCGCGAGCTCTTGCGGGACGCCGATACCGACCTGCGGGAGATGGCCCAGGCCGAACTGCCTGAACTGGAAGAACGGCGCGAGGCTCTGGACCAGCAGCTGATGGTTCTGCTGTTGCCCAAGGACCCCCGGGATGACAAGAACGTCATCCTGGAGATTCGCGCCGGTACGGGCGGCGACGAGGCGGCGCTTTTTGCCGGCGACCTTTTCCGCATGTACTGCCGCTATGCCGACGAAAAAGGCTGGCGGGTGGAAATCATGAGCGACAGCGAGTCGGAAGCCGGTGGCTTCAAGGAAGTTATCGCCATGATCAGCGGCCAGCGCGTCTATTCGCGCCTCAAGTATGAGAGCGGGACCCACCGCGTACAGCGGGTGCCCGAAACGGAGGCCCAGGGGCGCATTCATACCTCCGCCTGTACGGTGGCAGTGCTGCCGGAAGCCGAGGATGTCGATCTCGACATCGATCCCAGCGATCTGCGCATCGACGTTTATCGCGCCTCCGGGGCGGGCGGGCAGCACGTCAACAAGACGGAATCGGCCGTGCGTATCACCCACATTCCCACGGGGGTGGTGGTTGCCTGTCAGGACGAGAAGTCCCAGCACAAGAACAAGGCCAAGGCCATGAAAGTGCTCAAATCGCGGATTCTTGACGCCATGCAGGCCGAGCAGGATGCCAAAATGGCGGCGGATCGCAAGAGTCAGGTCGGCAGCGGCGACCGCAGTGAGCGCATCCGTACCTACAATTTTCCGCAAGGGCGCTGCACCGATCACCGCATCGGTCTCACCCTCTATCGCCTGGACGCCATCATGCAGGGCGATCTCGACGAGATTGTTGATGCCCTCAGCGCCCACTACCAGGCGGCAGGCATGGCCAACCAGGAGGGCTGA
- the prmC gene encoding peptide chain release factor N(5)-glutamine methyltransferase: MSETWTVLKVLQWTANYLQQAGVDNGRLDGELLLAATLGLDRVGLYLNYDRPMEPAELEGFREFVKRRARREPLQYILGTTEFWSLPFKVTPAVLIPRPDTEILVEEALKRADDAPSILDVGTGSGAIAVALAHELPAAQVVAVDCSPEALAVARGNATLNGVDGRISFQEGDLFALESAEYDLVLSNPPYIPVADIPTLMPEVRDHEPRGALVGGEDGLEAYRALARQAPTLLRAQGWLLVEVGIGQAEAVAELLETAGLGHIAVRADYAGIPRVVAGQKP, encoded by the coding sequence TTGTCCGAGACCTGGACGGTGCTCAAGGTGCTGCAGTGGACGGCGAACTATCTGCAGCAGGCGGGTGTGGATAACGGACGTCTTGACGGCGAACTGCTTCTGGCCGCCACACTGGGGCTGGACCGGGTTGGTTTGTATCTCAATTACGATCGGCCTATGGAGCCGGCAGAGCTGGAAGGTTTCCGTGAGTTCGTCAAGCGGCGGGCCCGGCGCGAACCCCTGCAGTACATTCTGGGCACAACCGAGTTCTGGTCGCTGCCTTTCAAGGTGACGCCGGCGGTGCTTATCCCCCGGCCCGATACTGAGATCCTGGTGGAAGAGGCCCTGAAAAGGGCCGACGACGCCCCTTCGATTCTCGATGTGGGTACCGGCAGCGGCGCCATCGCCGTGGCCCTGGCCCATGAGTTGCCGGCCGCCCAGGTGGTGGCGGTGGACTGCAGCCCCGAGGCGCTGGCTGTCGCCCGGGGCAATGCCACCCTCAACGGAGTGGACGGTCGCATATCCTTTCAGGAGGGCGACCTTTTTGCCCTGGAGTCCGCTGAGTACGATTTGGTGCTCTCCAATCCGCCCTATATTCCGGTGGCGGATATCCCAACCCTGATGCCGGAGGTGCGGGATCATGAGCCCCGGGGCGCCCTCGTCGGCGGGGAGGACGGTCTCGAGGCCTATCGGGCTCTGGCCCGGCAGGCGCCGACCTTGCTCAGGGCACAGGGCTGGTTGCTGGTGGAAGTCGGTATCGGTCAGGCCGAGGCGGTCGCCGAGCTGCTGGAGACCGCAGGTCTGGGCCATATTGCGGTGCGCGCCGACTACGCCGGCATCCCCAGGGTGGTCGCCGGCCAAAAACCTTAA
- the murA gene encoding UDP-N-acetylglucosamine 1-carboxyvinyltransferase — protein MQKIIIEGGQRLKGEVQVSGAKNAALPLLFATLLTGGTHRVGNVPDLRDIDTVEKLLSILGARVSRQNGTFVVDSSAIQSEEAPYDLVRTMRASVLVLGPLLARFGHARVSLPGGCAIGARPINLHLKGFEAMGAQITLDHGYVEARAKKLKGARIYLDSPTVGGTENLIMAAALAKGTTVIENAAREPEIVDLAQALIAMGARIDGAGSDTVTIEGVDELRPMDYQVMPDRIEAGTFLVAAAMTRGDVRVIGAQADHLEGVLSKLREAGVEIMEEEGALRARGPRRLQPIQIKTRPYPGFPTDMQAQFMAMMAISEGTSVVVENVFENRFMHVCELQRMGADIAIEGHTATIRGCRTLKGAPVMATDLRASASLVLAGLAAENTTEVSRIYHLDRGYEGIEAKLRLLGARIDRVPA, from the coding sequence TTGCAGAAAATTATTATTGAAGGAGGCCAGCGCCTCAAAGGGGAAGTTCAGGTCAGCGGCGCCAAAAATGCGGCGCTCCCCCTGCTGTTTGCTACCCTGCTGACAGGTGGAACACACCGGGTCGGCAATGTGCCCGATCTGCGGGACATCGATACGGTGGAAAAACTGCTGTCGATTCTCGGCGCCAGAGTCAGTCGCCAGAACGGTACTTTCGTCGTCGATTCTTCAGCAATCCAGAGCGAGGAGGCCCCCTATGACCTGGTGCGCACCATGCGTGCCTCGGTGCTGGTGCTGGGCCCTCTGCTGGCCCGCTTCGGCCACGCCCGGGTCAGCCTCCCCGGCGGCTGCGCCATCGGCGCCCGCCCGATCAACCTGCATCTCAAGGGCTTTGAGGCCATGGGGGCCCAGATCACCCTCGATCACGGCTATGTCGAGGCGCGGGCCAAAAAGCTCAAAGGGGCGCGCATCTATCTCGACAGCCCCACCGTAGGCGGCACCGAAAACCTGATTATGGCGGCTGCGCTGGCCAAGGGCACCACGGTCATCGAAAATGCGGCCCGTGAGCCGGAAATCGTCGATCTGGCCCAAGCCCTCATCGCCATGGGTGCCCGCATTGACGGGGCCGGCAGTGACACGGTGACCATCGAGGGGGTCGATGAGCTGCGGCCCATGGATTACCAGGTCATGCCCGACCGCATTGAAGCAGGCACCTTTTTGGTGGCGGCTGCCATGACGCGGGGGGACGTCCGTGTGATCGGGGCGCAGGCCGACCATCTCGAAGGGGTGCTCAGCAAACTGCGCGAGGCGGGGGTCGAGATTATGGAAGAGGAGGGCGCCTTGCGGGCGCGGGGGCCGCGCCGGCTGCAGCCCATCCAGATCAAAACCCGGCCCTATCCGGGTTTCCCCACGGATATGCAGGCCCAGTTCATGGCCATGATGGCTATCTCCGAGGGTACCAGCGTCGTGGTGGAGAATGTCTTTGAGAACCGCTTCATGCACGTCTGCGAATTGCAGCGCATGGGCGCGGATATCGCCATCGAGGGGCACACGGCCACGATTCGCGGCTGCCGAACCCTCAAGGGCGCACCGGTTATGGCCACCGATCTGCGGGCCAGCGCCTCTCTCGTGCTGGCCGGCCTGGCGGCGGAAAACACCACGGAAGTCTCCCGCATCTATCATCTGGATCGCGGTTACGAGGGGATCGAGGCCAAGCTGCGATTGCTGGGGGCCCGCATCGATCGGGTGCCGGCTTAG
- the hisG gene encoding ATP phosphoribosyltransferase, giving the protein MSDTITFALPKGRIMKDSMALFSQIGITCPEMEEGSRKLIFENRESRFRFMAVRATDVPTYVEYGCADVGVVGKDTLLEQGKDLYEPLDLKFGYCRMVVAEPKELQREDDPANWSNIRVATKYPNITERYFASKGVQVELIKLYGSIELAPLVGLSERIVDLVSTGATLRENGMVEVETITEVTTRLIVNRASLKTKHQRITQIIEGLEKIIGDEARISL; this is encoded by the coding sequence ATGAGCGACACCATCACCTTTGCCCTGCCCAAAGGGCGCATCATGAAAGACTCCATGGCCCTTTTCTCCCAGATCGGCATTACTTGCCCGGAGATGGAGGAGGGGAGCCGCAAGCTGATTTTCGAGAACCGGGAGAGTCGTTTCCGGTTCATGGCCGTGCGGGCGACAGACGTTCCCACCTACGTGGAATATGGCTGCGCTGATGTCGGTGTGGTCGGCAAGGACACCCTGCTGGAGCAGGGTAAAGACCTTTACGAGCCCCTTGATCTCAAATTTGGCTACTGCCGTATGGTGGTGGCAGAACCGAAGGAGCTGCAGCGGGAGGACGATCCGGCCAACTGGTCCAATATCCGGGTGGCCACCAAGTATCCCAATATCACCGAGCGCTATTTCGCTTCCAAGGGGGTGCAGGTCGAACTGATCAAGCTCTACGGCTCCATCGAACTGGCGCCCCTGGTGGGATTGTCCGAACGCATTGTCGACCTGGTCTCTACCGGCGCGACGCTGCGCGAGAACGGTATGGTCGAGGTGGAGACCATCACCGAGGTCACCACCCGCCTCATCGTCAACCGCGCCAGCCTCAAGACCAAGCACCAGCGCATTACGCAGATTATCGAAGGACTGGAGAAAATCATCGGCGACGAAGCCCGCATTTCGCTGTAA
- the hisD gene encoding histidinol dehydrogenase — MQMLRFSDADFKASFQAILDRGESTQADVEKVVADIIADVRQRGDKALFDYTSRFDRLELSAATLEVSPEEIEAAMASVSAESLRALQLATERIAAFHRKQKTETWLSTEEEDVLLGQMVRPLDRVGIYVPGGKAAYPSSVLMNAVPAKVAGVAEVIMVVPMPGGEVNPHVLAAAKLAGVDRIFKVGGAQAVAALAYGTETVPRVDKITGPGNIYVATAKRQVFGRVDIDMIAGPSEILVINDGSGDPAHIAADLLSQAEHDELASSILITTDDAFAGRVRDEVEAQLRQLSRESIARRSIDDFGAIILAETLQEAIDFSNRIAPEHLELAVDNPFEILPRIRHAGAIFLGHHTPEAAGDYLAGPNHTLPTGGTARFFSPLGVDDFVKKSSLVAFSRQGLQRLGQEIVHIAELEGLQAHARSVSIRLKS, encoded by the coding sequence ATGCAGATGTTGCGATTCAGCGATGCCGATTTCAAGGCATCCTTCCAAGCCATTCTTGACCGGGGCGAGTCGACCCAGGCGGATGTCGAAAAGGTCGTGGCCGACATCATTGCCGATGTCCGTCAGCGTGGGGATAAGGCGCTGTTCGACTACACGTCCCGCTTTGACCGTCTGGAGTTGAGCGCGGCCACCCTGGAGGTGAGCCCGGAAGAGATCGAGGCGGCCATGGCGTCCGTCAGCGCCGAGTCCCTGCGGGCGCTGCAGCTGGCGACGGAGCGCATCGCCGCTTTCCACCGCAAGCAGAAGACGGAGACCTGGCTCTCCACCGAAGAGGAGGACGTCCTCCTCGGACAGATGGTGCGGCCTCTGGACCGGGTGGGGATTTACGTTCCCGGCGGCAAGGCGGCGTATCCATCCTCGGTGCTGATGAATGCCGTGCCCGCCAAGGTGGCCGGCGTGGCTGAGGTCATCATGGTCGTGCCTATGCCGGGCGGGGAGGTAAACCCCCATGTGCTGGCGGCGGCCAAGCTGGCCGGCGTCGATCGCATCTTCAAGGTCGGCGGCGCCCAGGCCGTGGCGGCCCTGGCCTACGGGACCGAAACGGTTCCCCGCGTCGACAAGATCACCGGGCCGGGCAACATCTATGTGGCCACGGCCAAGCGTCAGGTTTTCGGACGAGTCGATATCGACATGATCGCCGGGCCCAGCGAGATTCTGGTCATCAACGACGGTTCGGGCGACCCGGCCCATATCGCCGCCGATCTCCTCTCCCAGGCTGAACACGACGAACTGGCCTCCTCCATCCTCATCACCACGGATGACGCTTTTGCCGGCCGTGTGCGCGATGAGGTGGAAGCCCAATTGCGCCAGCTCTCCCGCGAGTCCATCGCCCGCCGGTCCATCGACGACTTCGGGGCCATCATCCTGGCGGAGACCCTGCAGGAAGCCATCGATTTCAGCAACCGCATCGCCCCGGAGCATCTGGAGTTGGCCGTCGACAATCCCTTCGAGATTCTCCCTCGCATCCGTCATGCCGGGGCGATCTTTCTCGGCCATCACACCCCCGAGGCCGCCGGCGATTACCTGGCCGGTCCCAACCACACCCTGCCCACCGGCGGGACCGCCCGCTTCTTTTCTCCCCTGGGGGTGGACGATTTCGTCAAGAAGTCGAGCCTGGTGGCCTTCTCCCGGCAGGGGTTGCAGCGCCTGGGTCAGGAAATCGTTCATATCGCCGAACTTGAAGGGCTGCAGGCCCACGCCCGTTCGGTCTCCATCCGTCTGAAGTCATAG
- the hisB gene encoding imidazoleglycerol-phosphate dehydratase HisB: MSRPASIDRQTKETQIQLSLEIDGKGQSQIATPVPFLDHMLTLFARHGFFDLRVAAQGDIEIDAHHTVEDLGICLGEAFKKALGDKAGVRRFGRGTMPMHEALASVIIDFSGRPFLVFNVDMPKAQIGNFETELVEEFFVAFCNHAGANVHINLAYGDNLHHIIEAIFKAFGRAVDEATQLDPRIEGVLSTKGKLE; this comes from the coding sequence ATGTCTCGACCAGCCAGTATCGACCGCCAGACCAAGGAAACGCAGATTCAGCTGAGCCTGGAAATCGATGGGAAGGGGCAGAGTCAGATCGCCACCCCCGTCCCCTTTCTCGACCACATGCTGACCCTGTTTGCCCGCCACGGCTTTTTTGACCTGCGCGTGGCGGCCCAAGGGGATATCGAGATCGATGCCCACCACACGGTGGAGGATCTCGGCATCTGCCTGGGTGAGGCTTTTAAAAAGGCCCTTGGCGACAAGGCGGGCGTCCGCCGCTTCGGGCGCGGCACCATGCCCATGCATGAGGCCCTCGCTTCGGTCATCATTGATTTCTCCGGACGCCCTTTCCTTGTGTTCAATGTGGACATGCCCAAGGCCCAGATCGGCAACTTCGAGACCGAACTGGTGGAGGAATTTTTCGTCGCCTTCTGCAATCACGCCGGTGCCAACGTCCATATCAACCTGGCCTATGGCGACAATCTGCATCACATCATCGAGGCGATCTTCAAGGCCTTTGGCCGGGCTGTCGATGAAGCCACCCAACTGGACCCCCGCATCGAAGGGGTCCTCTCGACCAAGGGGAAGCTCGAGTAA